A section of the Mangifera indica cultivar Alphonso chromosome 12, CATAS_Mindica_2.1, whole genome shotgun sequence genome encodes:
- the LOC123193461 gene encoding bark storage protein A-like, with product MIFLVLKVKMGGKQVSSSVAVLALITLLLVVSVSAKIPDSTLKKIQRVNSRGPYLALLTVYPPEEAAFNASKIFKEDEKSHVDLSGRRFRVGTVNGVKVIYVRCGVGMVNAAAATQQLADFFNIRGIVHFGIAGSLDPRISYGDVAVLKRVANTAVYDWLNPKANTTHSHVTKDDLIIGKYHLPKKGNENSNSLGRVAFRGERFFPPKGEPNVDISETWFNSTEKWLGLASQLVHTVKLNSTGLPQKAKVVVGVNGSTADISLENLAYRTFLYDEFRVSVHDAESSAVVMTSSSNGYKVIAIRGLSDLSGADKAGTPSYRDITANNTVAVLHDFIQILHDNGEA from the exons ATGATTTTCTTGGTGCTCAAAGTAAAGATGGGAGGTAAACAAGTTTCTTCAAGCGTGGCGGTTCTGGCTTTGATCACTCTATTACTAGTTGTTTCCGTATCAGCTAAAATACCAGACAGCACTCTGAAGAAAATTCAACGAGTGAACTCCAGGGGGCCATATCTTGCCCTCCTCACAGTATATCCACCAGAAGAGGCAGCTTTTAATGcaagtaaaatttttaaggaaGATGAAAAATCTCACGTGGATCTGTCAG GCAGACGATTTCGCGTGGGAACAGTAAATGGCGTGAAAGTAATCTATGTTAGATGTGGAGTTGGAATG GTGAATGCGGCAGCAGCCACGCAGCAACTGGCAGATTTTTTTAACATCAGGGGAATAGTCCATTTTGGCATTGCTGGAAGTTTAGACCCTAGAATAAGCTATGGAGATGTTGCCGTTCTAAAACGAGTTGCTAACACGGCCGTTTATGATTGGCTG AACCCAAAAGCAAATACAACCCATTCCCATGTAACAAAGGATGATTTGATCATCGGGAAATACCATCTGCCCAAAAAAGGGAATGAGAATTCCAATAGTTTGGGACGCGTGGCATTCCGTGGTGAAAGATTTTTTCCTCCCAAGGGAGAGCCTAACGTTGATATTTCTGAAACATGGTTTAATTCCACCGAGAAGTGGCTTGGTCTTGCTTCTCAATTAGTACATACG GTGAAATTGAATAGCACGGGACTCCCACAAAAGGCGAAGGTAGTAGTCGGAGTTAACGGATCCACGGCCGATATTTCTCTGGAGAATTTAGCTTACAGGACCTTCCTTTATGACGAATTTAGAGTCTCAGTCCACGACGCTGAGAGTTCAGCCGTTGTAATG aCAAGCTCATCAAATGGGTATAAAGTAATTGCCATCCGTGGTCTATCAGATTTATCTGGAGCTGATAAAGCAGGTACTCCGAGTTATCGGGACATTACAGCCAACAATACAGTTGCAGTTCTTCATGATTTTATCCAAATTCTACATGACAATGGCGAAGCTTAA